From one Zhongshania sp. R06B22 genomic stretch:
- a CDS encoding type I restriction endonuclease subunit R, with translation MTAPTDKLETQTRQEIDEKLTVAGWVIQDKKRINLHESLGVAVREFDTDTGPADYMLFIAGKACGIIEAKREGASLGHVAEQSGRYATSKTKHIHRWAANDEALPFLYEATNHVIRFRDERDPAPRSRNIFHFHRPETLKDWLEQNDTFRARLQQLPALNTMGLRDCQIDAVHGIEASLKQGKQRALLQMATGAGKTFTACTQVYRLAKFAKAKRVLFLVDRGNLGRQAHKEFQQYTTPDDGRKFTELYNAHILGPGGIGDEIKVTISTIQRMYSQLCGKEMDEEIEEHSTFEMGASTIAAQEVVYNPHIPIETFDVIIIDECHRSIYNLWSQVLDYFDAFLIGLTATPTKKTIGYFHQNVVSEYTHEDAVIDRVNVGYDIYRIKTEKSEQGGLMEAGTNIEVRDRLTKQKRWELLDEDEQYQRTQLDRSVIAPNQIRTVIQTFKDRCLPECFPGRSWVPKTLFFAKDDDHADRIVDAIREAFGEGNDFCKKVTYRVGKKGAEQTIQEFRTSPRLRIAVTVDMIATGTDIKPLECLVFMRDVRSQAYYEQMKGRGTRVIADDVLLKVTPDAPTKTRFVLVDAVGVTETDKTETKSLESKPSVTTEKLMQQIAMGDRSPESLQTLGNRLIRLDMKLSDGQRKQINKLLEKIMGHPLPKGEDRGEGIKGTEEANLTLVAAKLVHAGNTDFLAEQLKAQYGSDEVSDEQRKAVYEPLADAAITPFHNPDLRELLETLRRDTDQLVDDSADELLEAGYDAEKAQGIISRYESFIKEHKDELDAIQLIYAKPYTQRHLSYQQIEELAEEIKQPPYNIAPLEVWKAYEQLEKAKVKGVPAKELLTNIVSLIRFSTGLSDVLEPFPELVNLRFETWLAQQEAEQGAFSDEKRVWLQRIKDQIANNAEFEMDDFELIPECKGEGGLLKAQQLFGEELNTIVQELNGYLIA, from the coding sequence ATGACAGCACCCACAGACAAGCTAGAAACGCAAACTCGCCAAGAAATCGATGAAAAACTCACTGTCGCTGGTTGGGTGATCCAAGACAAAAAACGCATCAATTTACATGAAAGCCTTGGTGTTGCCGTTCGTGAATTCGATACTGACACTGGCCCTGCCGACTACATGCTGTTCATAGCCGGTAAAGCCTGTGGCATCATTGAAGCCAAGCGCGAAGGCGCCAGTCTCGGCCACGTCGCCGAGCAATCCGGCCGTTACGCCACCTCTAAAACCAAGCATATCCACCGCTGGGCGGCCAATGATGAAGCTCTACCATTCTTGTATGAGGCCACCAATCACGTCATTCGCTTTCGCGACGAACGCGACCCAGCGCCACGTTCGCGCAACATTTTCCATTTTCACCGGCCAGAAACCCTAAAAGACTGGTTAGAACAAAACGACACCTTTCGTGCTCGCTTACAACAGCTGCCCGCACTGAACACCATGGGTCTGCGTGATTGCCAAATCGACGCCGTCCACGGTATCGAAGCCTCACTCAAACAAGGTAAGCAGCGCGCCTTATTACAAATGGCCACCGGTGCCGGAAAGACCTTTACCGCCTGCACCCAAGTCTATCGCCTGGCCAAATTCGCTAAAGCCAAGCGCGTATTGTTTCTGGTTGATAGAGGCAACTTAGGCCGCCAAGCCCACAAAGAATTCCAGCAATACACCACGCCCGACGATGGCCGCAAATTCACCGAGCTCTACAACGCCCACATCCTTGGCCCCGGTGGCATTGGCGATGAAATAAAAGTCACCATCTCCACCATCCAGCGCATGTACTCACAATTGTGCGGCAAAGAAATGGATGAAGAGATAGAAGAGCATTCCACTTTTGAGATGGGCGCCAGCACCATCGCCGCGCAGGAAGTGGTCTACAATCCCCATATTCCGATAGAAACCTTCGACGTCATCATCATCGATGAATGTCACCGCTCCATCTACAACCTGTGGAGCCAGGTGCTCGATTACTTTGATGCCTTCTTAATCGGCCTTACCGCCACGCCCACCAAAAAAACCATCGGCTACTTTCACCAAAACGTGGTTTCGGAATACACCCACGAAGATGCCGTCATCGACCGCGTTAACGTCGGTTACGACATCTACCGCATTAAAACCGAAAAGTCCGAGCAGGGCGGTTTAATGGAGGCCGGTACCAATATCGAAGTGCGCGACCGCCTCACCAAACAAAAACGCTGGGAGCTACTCGACGAAGACGAGCAATACCAAAGAACCCAGCTCGACCGCAGCGTGATCGCCCCCAACCAAATACGCACCGTGATTCAAACCTTTAAAGACCGCTGCCTGCCCGAATGCTTCCCCGGCCGCAGTTGGGTACCCAAAACCCTATTCTTCGCTAAAGACGACGACCACGCCGATCGCATCGTCGATGCTATCCGTGAGGCCTTCGGTGAAGGCAACGACTTCTGTAAAAAAGTCACCTACCGTGTTGGCAAAAAAGGCGCAGAACAAACCATCCAAGAATTCCGCACCAGCCCACGCCTGCGCATCGCCGTCACTGTCGATATGATCGCCACCGGCACCGACATCAAACCGCTGGAGTGCCTGGTGTTTATGCGCGATGTTCGCAGCCAAGCCTATTACGAACAAATGAAAGGCCGTGGCACCCGCGTCATCGCTGATGACGTACTGCTTAAAGTCACACCCGATGCCCCCACCAAAACCCGCTTTGTGCTGGTCGATGCCGTCGGCGTCACCGAAACCGACAAAACCGAAACAAAAAGTCTTGAGAGCAAACCCTCAGTCACTACCGAAAAACTCATGCAGCAAATCGCCATGGGCGATAGAAGCCCCGAAAGCCTGCAAACCCTGGGCAATCGCTTAATCCGTTTAGATATGAAACTCAGCGACGGCCAGCGTAAGCAAATCAATAAATTATTAGAAAAGATAATGGGCCATCCTCTCCCTAAGGGAGAGGACCGAGGAGAGGGTATAAAGGGTACAGAAGAGGCCAACCTAACCCTCGTCGCGGCCAAATTAGTCCACGCAGGCAATACCGATTTTCTCGCTGAACAACTCAAAGCCCAATACGGCAGCGATGAAGTCAGCGACGAACAACGCAAAGCCGTCTATGAACCACTGGCCGACGCGGCCATTACACCCTTTCATAACCCCGATTTGCGTGAGCTATTAGAAACCCTGCGCCGCGACACCGATCAACTGGTCGACGACAGCGCCGATGAATTGCTAGAGGCCGGCTACGATGCCGAAAAAGCCCAGGGCATCATCAGCCGCTACGAAAGTTTTATTAAAGAACACAAAGACGAACTCGATGCCATCCAGCTGATCTACGCCAAACCCTATACCCAGCGCCATTTAAGCTACCAACAAATTGAAGAGCTGGCAGAAGAAATAAAACAGCCCCCTTACAATATCGCACCATTAGAGGTGTGGAAGGCCTACGAGCAACTGGAAAAGGCCAAAGTCAAAGGCGTACCCGCCAAAGAGCTACTTACAAATATTGTTAGCTTAATTAGGTTTTCTACCGGTTTAAGTGATGTGCTGGAGCCATTTCCTGAGTTGGTCAATCTGCGTTTTGAGACTTGGTTGGCTCAGCAAGAAGCAGAGCA